From a single Planctellipticum variicoloris genomic region:
- the plsY gene encoding glycerol-3-phosphate 1-O-acyltransferase PlsY, giving the protein MSSLAVSVTLLAGYFAGSIPFGLLLARALKGVDLRTVGSGNIGATNASRALGTKWGLVVLVLDALKGGLPAILLPRLWTGDDVSLQQLTAVAGLGAVLGHMYSCWLGFSGGKGVATSIGVLLAVSPWGALTTFAMFVVVFAATRFVSLGSVLGAIAFSVHQMIALQPAPFGPETWPVGAFSLIVPALVIWKHRSNLHRLFKGQEPRFGRSRSKAPTSVEPGAAS; this is encoded by the coding sequence ATGTCCTCGCTCGCCGTTTCCGTCACGCTGCTGGCGGGTTACTTCGCCGGTTCGATTCCGTTCGGCCTCCTCCTGGCCCGGGCGCTGAAGGGGGTCGACCTGCGGACTGTCGGCAGCGGCAACATCGGCGCCACCAACGCCAGCCGGGCCCTCGGCACGAAGTGGGGACTGGTCGTCCTGGTGCTGGACGCCTTGAAAGGCGGGCTCCCCGCAATCCTGCTGCCGCGGCTCTGGACCGGCGACGACGTATCGCTGCAGCAGTTGACGGCGGTCGCGGGTCTGGGCGCTGTGCTGGGCCACATGTATTCCTGCTGGCTCGGCTTCAGCGGCGGAAAAGGGGTGGCGACTTCAATCGGAGTGCTGCTGGCGGTTTCTCCGTGGGGCGCCCTGACGACGTTCGCGATGTTCGTCGTCGTCTTCGCGGCGACGCGATTTGTCTCGCTGGGGTCCGTCCTGGGGGCGATCGCATTTTCCGTGCACCAAATGATCGCGTTGCAGCCCGCTCCCTTTGGTCCGGAAACCTGGCCCGTCGGTGCATTCAGCCTCATCGTGCCGGCGCTCGTGATCTGGAAGCACCGCAGTAACCTGCACCGGCTGTTCAAGGGCCAGGAACCGCGCTTCGGCCGCAGCCGATCGAAAGCACCGACCAGCGTCGAACCGGGGGCCGCTTCGTGA
- a CDS encoding ArnT family glycosyltransferase yields MEALSQLRKRDYLLLAAFGLLLFGIATVSGRPLTLHESVLPQSAREMLADGDLLVPKKGGEPWLESPPLPQWITVSIATAFGRCDTESIVRLGPTLAGVVIICLVAWMASVWFGRGIGLLAGFVQATTFQFTRYAWLAEDEIFLCALVTAAIAFFVRLEFGQPTERLEGRGALSLAFGGRSWWMVAFFAALGATNLAKGLIFGPAMAGIPMAGYLLLSREPARLRKYFWIWGGLLFALIMFAWPAAVLQRFPDAVDVWFKDLGGRLSGEYTLINQPWWYYPVNLLWMIAPWTFVAPWMIRATWRSAWSQTASPERFLWGWALLVPAVFSIPGGKHHHYLLHAMAPWAILAALGIRRLKAEIPGWPLFFRHPASSLLSIATPAVIALLLLRDRIAGPAWLPWVLLPVIPVLVFALAFGFVDRRPWRSGAIIFGGLWLAYSFGHVYSGQYFDRHRFDAAFLKSVRARSAESGLPLLVDMGGRRPLQAFLKLFYQSDSARPLHNVSFLADRDIAEPEILVLTQAGEEAALRGFGDVELLSQSESTSGDVDGTERLSLYRLTYRADLERLAADHIEISPAQAIQYAPRPQLTRRF; encoded by the coding sequence ATGGAAGCCTTGTCTCAACTGCGGAAACGCGATTATCTGCTGCTGGCAGCGTTTGGGTTGCTGCTGTTCGGCATTGCGACGGTCAGCGGTCGACCGCTGACGCTGCACGAATCGGTGCTCCCGCAAAGCGCCCGGGAGATGCTCGCCGACGGCGACCTCCTGGTCCCCAAGAAGGGGGGCGAGCCCTGGCTGGAGAGTCCTCCGCTGCCGCAGTGGATCACGGTGTCGATCGCGACCGCGTTCGGCCGCTGCGATACCGAATCGATTGTCCGGCTTGGGCCGACCCTCGCAGGCGTCGTCATCATCTGTCTCGTCGCCTGGATGGCGTCTGTCTGGTTCGGACGGGGCATCGGGCTGCTGGCGGGCTTTGTGCAGGCGACGACGTTTCAGTTCACCCGCTACGCGTGGCTGGCTGAAGACGAAATTTTCCTGTGTGCGCTGGTCACGGCGGCCATCGCATTCTTTGTCCGGCTGGAATTCGGCCAGCCGACCGAGCGTCTGGAGGGTCGCGGAGCGTTGAGTCTGGCGTTCGGCGGCCGTTCCTGGTGGATGGTCGCGTTTTTTGCGGCACTCGGCGCGACCAATCTGGCGAAGGGGCTGATTTTCGGACCTGCGATGGCCGGCATTCCGATGGCCGGTTATCTCCTGCTCAGCCGGGAACCGGCACGCCTGCGCAAGTATTTCTGGATCTGGGGCGGACTGCTGTTTGCGCTCATCATGTTTGCCTGGCCGGCGGCCGTCCTGCAGCGGTTTCCCGACGCGGTTGACGTCTGGTTCAAGGACCTTGGGGGGCGGCTCAGCGGGGAATACACCCTGATCAATCAGCCGTGGTGGTACTACCCGGTCAATCTGCTCTGGATGATCGCTCCCTGGACCTTCGTGGCGCCGTGGATGATTCGCGCGACGTGGCGCAGCGCCTGGTCGCAAACGGCTTCCCCCGAACGATTCCTCTGGGGCTGGGCGCTGCTGGTCCCGGCGGTGTTTTCAATCCCGGGCGGCAAGCACCACCACTATCTACTGCATGCAATGGCGCCGTGGGCCATTCTGGCCGCACTTGGAATCCGGCGATTGAAGGCCGAGATTCCGGGATGGCCGCTGTTTTTCCGCCACCCGGCTTCGAGCTTGCTTTCGATCGCCACGCCGGCAGTCATTGCGCTCCTGCTGCTCCGCGATCGGATCGCCGGCCCGGCCTGGCTGCCTTGGGTTCTGCTGCCCGTGATCCCGGTGCTTGTCTTTGCGTTGGCCTTCGGGTTTGTGGATCGCCGCCCCTGGCGTTCCGGGGCGATCATCTTCGGCGGATTGTGGCTGGCTTACTCGTTCGGCCACGTTTATTCGGGGCAGTACTTCGATCGCCACCGCTTCGATGCGGCGTTTCTCAAGAGTGTTCGCGCCCGCTCCGCCGAGTCCGGGTTGCCGCTGCTCGTCGATATGGGGGGCCGGCGACCGCTGCAGGCGTTCCTGAAACTGTTCTACCAGAGCGACTCGGCCCGGCCGTTGCACAATGTGAGTTTCCTCGCCGACCGAGACATTGCGGAACCGGAGATTCTGGTTCTGACTCAGGCGGGCGAGGAAGCTGCGCTCCGTGGATTCGGGGATGTGGAGTTGCTGTCACAGAGCGAGTCGACTTCGGGCGACGTCGACGGGACAGAACGTCTGAGCCTGTATCGCCTGACGTACCGCGCGGACCTGGAGCGACTGGCCGCCGATCACATTGAGATTTCTCCGGCTCAGGCCATCCAGTACGCGCCGCGTCCGCAACTGACTCGCCGATTCTGA
- a CDS encoding sigma-54-dependent transcriptional regulator, which yields MAIQAYCLTSDASLLNDLRTWTQGHNLDWQFWVCPNSTTVADLLDQPEPLILFVDTRGGDVSPETGDVLEGLARRPGKPLTLFTLGERLLPRHVAGLIDLLGVGHLDWPPCGSGPLPSVANLQSAGGRPPARRIPFRFSMVAGDVEIATYEPALKPVLEQVRRIAAHDVTLLLVGETGTGKTTLAQFIHQLSTRVGHPFMHLACGSLPKDLIESELFGHARGAFTGADRNKIGRFEAAGRGTLLLDEIDSLGPNEQAKLLKVIETGEYEMVGSAEPRSSQARLIVAANVDLETLTQSQRFRSDLYYRLNVLEFRLPPLRDRALDIVPLALQFVEECCREYGVAIDVIQTDFLDALRAYGWPGNVRELKNHIRRAVLFCEGGRLTVNDLAHVVVRSQFQPVEVVNSRPADAWTLADRVATSEREILEQALAAHKHKRAATARALGISRVGLYKKMRKYGMLDTAKEESRS from the coding sequence ATGGCAATTCAGGCATACTGTCTGACATCGGACGCGAGTCTCTTGAACGACCTGCGGACGTGGACGCAAGGTCACAATCTTGACTGGCAGTTCTGGGTTTGTCCGAATTCCACAACGGTTGCCGATCTGCTCGATCAGCCGGAACCGCTGATCCTGTTTGTCGATACGCGCGGCGGTGACGTCAGTCCGGAGACTGGTGACGTGCTCGAAGGTCTGGCGCGCCGGCCGGGGAAGCCGCTGACTCTGTTTACGCTCGGCGAACGGCTGCTGCCGCGCCATGTCGCAGGTCTGATTGATCTTCTCGGAGTTGGCCATCTGGACTGGCCGCCTTGCGGCAGCGGACCGCTGCCGTCGGTCGCGAATTTGCAATCGGCCGGCGGCCGTCCTCCGGCTCGACGGATTCCCTTCCGATTCTCCATGGTTGCGGGCGACGTGGAAATCGCGACCTATGAGCCTGCGCTCAAACCGGTGCTGGAGCAGGTTCGTCGGATTGCGGCTCACGACGTGACATTGCTGCTGGTGGGGGAAACCGGAACTGGGAAGACCACTTTGGCCCAGTTCATCCACCAGCTTTCGACAAGGGTCGGGCACCCCTTCATGCATCTCGCCTGCGGGTCGCTCCCGAAGGATCTGATCGAAAGCGAGCTGTTCGGCCATGCCCGAGGCGCCTTCACCGGCGCCGACCGCAACAAGATCGGGCGGTTCGAAGCGGCGGGACGGGGGACGCTGCTGCTCGACGAAATCGATTCCCTCGGACCCAACGAACAGGCGAAGCTGCTCAAGGTGATCGAGACCGGCGAATACGAGATGGTCGGCTCCGCCGAGCCCAGGAGTTCGCAGGCGCGATTGATTGTCGCCGCGAACGTCGATCTGGAGACGCTGACCCAGTCGCAGCGGTTCCGGTCGGACCTGTATTATCGGCTGAACGTGCTGGAATTCCGTCTGCCGCCGCTGCGCGATCGAGCCCTCGACATCGTGCCGCTGGCGCTGCAGTTCGTGGAGGAATGCTGCCGCGAGTATGGCGTGGCGATCGACGTCATTCAGACCGACTTCCTGGATGCTCTGCGCGCTTACGGCTGGCCGGGCAATGTCCGCGAGCTGAAGAATCACATCCGGCGGGCGGTGTTGTTCTGTGAAGGGGGACGGCTGACGGTGAACGATCTGGCCCACGTGGTTGTGCGGTCGCAGTTTCAGCCGGTGGAGGTTGTGAACAGCCGGCCGGCGGATGCCTGGACGCTGGCCGATCGCGTGGCGACGAGCGAGCGGGAGATTCTCGAACAGGCGCTCGCCGCCCACAAGCACAAGCGGGCCGCCACGGCGCGAGCGCTGGGAATCAGCCGGGTCGGTCTCTACAAGAAGATGCGCAAGTACGGCATGCTCGATACGGCGAAGGAAGAGTCCCGTTCCTGA